A region of Athene noctua chromosome 10, bAthNoc1.hap1.1, whole genome shotgun sequence DNA encodes the following proteins:
- the PHF2 gene encoding lysine-specific demethylase PHF2 isoform X1, with the protein MATVPVYCICRLPYDVTRFMIECDACKDWFHGSCVGVEEEEAPDIDIYHCPNCEKTHGKSTLKKKRNWHKHDTGQTTEVKPVQNGSQVFIKELRSRTFPSAEDIVVKVPGSQLTTEYLEENGFVEPILVPKKDGLGLSVPAPTFYVSDVENYVGPERSVDVTDVTKQKDCKMKLKEFVDYYYSTNRKRVLNVTNLEFSDTRMSSFVEPPDIVKKLSWVENYWPDDALLAKPKVTKYCLICVKDSYTDFHIDSGGASAWYHVLKGEKIFYLIKPASANISLYERWQSAANHSEMFFADQVDKCYKCTIKQGQTLFIPSGWIYATLTPVDCLAFAGHFLHSLSVEMQMRAYEVERRLKIVSLTQFPNFETACWYMGKHLLETFKGLHKAGQQPPAHLLQGAKILNGAFRSWTKKQALAEHEDELPENFKPAQLIKDLAKEIRLSENASKASKADTSANTNAEEICPVEKEEAPSPVQVTPPPPPVEKLPKKKTPKTVKTPKQLKPSKPPKPPKPPKTPKPPKTPKVKGEGKKKGKKAKESPPPAIPNLDLLEAHTKEALTKIETPKKGKAAKNVLSVPNKETASKQNEVEKFEVREQNKSKTEAKWKYKNSKPDSLLKMEEEHKSEKTPLSGNKDNKFTFSFSNKKLLGSKGVKTQLNTSVFGSLQNFKEDKAKPVRDEYEYVSDDGELKIDEFPIRRKKNTTKRELPFLSDKKDTLQHTPVKKPKVESVSYKSDDSSDEDLLHIDTEAKPGRNSKVKKESGSSAGILDLLQASKEVGGLEYNTNSQPPASPSTQEAIQGMLSMANLQSSESCLQTSWGTNQAKNNSISTQNSKKAGGGSNKNAGKRLLKKSTKNSIDIEDYDEDQDHLDACFKDSDYVYPSLESDEDNPVFKSRSKKRKSSDDAPYSPTARVGPSVPRQDRPVREGTRVASIETGLAAAAAKLSQQEEQKGKKKKNTKKKLSTNNANKPAQEGSSPEPKLESHASSLTDHEYTAGASTFGVAQPNRGSQPMAPGVFLTQRRPSSSSQNNASAKGKRTKKGMATAKQRLGKILKIHRNGKLLL; encoded by the exons CTGTGTGGGTGTTGAAGAAGAAGAGGCACCAGATATCGACATCTATCATTGTCCAAACTGTGAGAAAACCCACGGAAAGTCTACTT tgaaaaagaaaagaaattggcaTAAACACGATACTGGACAGACGACAGAGGTCAAGCCTGTACAGAACGGGAGCCAAGTCTTTATAAAAGAACTTCGAAGTCGTACTTTTCCAAG TGCTGAAGATATAGTCGTGAAAGTGCCAGGCAGCCAGCTAACAACAGAGTATTTGGAAGAAAATGGCTTTGTGGAGCCCATCCTCGTCCCAAAGAAGGACGGCCTGGGTTTGTCCGTTCCTGCACCCACCTTCTACGTCAGCGATGTTGAAAACTACGTTG GACCAGAGAGGAGTGTTGATGTCACTGATGTCACCAAGCAGAAAGACTGCAAGATGAAGCTGAAGGAATTTGTGGATTACTACTACAGCACAAACAGGAAAAGGGTCCTCAATGTGACCAACCTGGAGTTCTCAGACACAAG GATGTCCAGTTTTGTAGAGCCTCCAGACATAGTTAAGAAGTTGTCCTGGGTGGAAAACTATTGGCCTGACGATGCTCTTTTGGCTAAACCAAAAGTTACGAAGTACTGCCTGATCTGTGTGAAGGACAGCTACACAGATTTCCACATAGATTCGGGAGGAGCTTCTGCGTGGTACCACGTGCTGAAG ggagaaaagatattttatcTCATCAAACCAGCCTCtgcaaatatttctctttatgaACGCTGGCAATCAGCAGCAAACCACAGTGAGATGTTTTTTGCAGACCAAGTAGATAAATGTTACAAATGCACCATTAAACAAGGACAGACACTCTTCATTCCATCAG gTTGGATTTATGCAACTCTAACACCTGTAGACTGCCTGGCCTTTGCAGGACATTTTCTACATAGTCTAAGTGTTGAAATGCAGATGAG GGCATATGAAGTAGAAAGACGATTGAAAATTGTCAGTCTGACCCAGTTTCCAAACTTTGAAACTGCATGTTGGTATATGGGAAAGCATCTACTAGAGACTTTCAAAG GTTTGCATAAAGCTGGGCAACAACCTCCTGCTCATTTACTCCAAGGAGCAAAAATTCTCAATGGTGCTTTCAGGTCATGGACTAAAAAACAG GCTTTAGCAGAGCATGAAGATGAACTACCAGAAAACTTCAAACCAGCACAGCTTATCAAGGACCTTGCCAAAGAAATAAGATTAAGTGAG AATGCTTCGAAAGCCAGCAAAGCAGACACGAGTGCCAACACCAATGCTGAGGAGATCTGTCCTGTCGAGAAGGAGGAGGCACCATCACCTGTCCAAGTGACACCTCCACCCCCACCTGTAGAAAAGCTCCCTAAAAAAAAGACTCCCAAAACTgtgaaaacccccaaacaactcAAGCCATCCAAACCTCCCAAACCTCCCAAGCCACCCAAAACCCCTAAGCCTCCCAAAACACCGAAAGttaagggagaaggaaaaaagaagggaaagaaggcaAAAGAGAGTCCACCACCAGCCATCCCGAATCTCGACTTGCTGGAGGCACACACAAAGGAGGCTTTGACAAAGATCGAGACGCCAAAGAAAGGGAAG GCTGCAAAGAATGTTTTAAGTGTTCCAAATAAGGAAACTGCTAGTAAGCAGAATGAGGTGGAGAAATTTGAAGTTCgagagcaaaataaaagcaaaacagaagccAAATGGAAATATAAG AACAGTAAACCTGATTCACTTCTAAAAATGGAAGAGGAACACAAATCAGAAAAGACGCCTTTATCAGGAAATAAGGACAACAAATTTACATTCTCTTTCTCTAATAAGAAGTTGCTTGG ttcaaaGGGAGTGAAAACTCAGCTGAATACTAGTGTGTTTGGGTCACTGCAGAATTTTAAAGAAGACAAAGCAAAACCTGTACGAGATGAATATGAATATGTGTCAGATGATGGTGAACTAAAAATTGATGAGTTTCcaatcagaagaaagaaaaacactacAAAAAGAGAACTACCTT ttttatcaGATAAAAAAGACACTCTGCAGCACACTCCTGTTAAGAAGCCAAAGGTGGAGTCGGTATCATACAAG AGTGATGACTCGTCAGATGAAGATTTGCTTCACATTGACACAGAGGCAAAGCCAGGACGCAATTccaaagtaaagaaagaaagTGGAAGTTCAGCAGGAATTCTTGATCTTTTGCAGGCAAGCAAGGAAGTTGGGGGTTTAGAGTATAACACCAACAG TCAGCCACCTGCCTCACCCAGCACGCAAGAAGCAATCCAGGGCATGCTGTCGATGGCAAACCTCCAGTCATCAGAGTCCTGCCTCCAGACATCGTGGGGTACCAATCAGGCGAAGAATAACTCCATCTCCACACAAAACTCTAAAAAAGCAGGTGGTGGCAGCAACAAAAATGCTGGCAAGCGGTTactaaagaaaagcacaaagaaCAGTATTGACATCGAAGATTACGATGAAGATCAGGACCACTTAGATGCCTGTTTTAAAGATTCAGATTATG TTTACCCTTCTCTCGAATCAGATGAAGATAATCCTGTATTCAAATCCCgatcaaagaaaaggaaaagttcaGATGATGCCCCTTACAGTCCAACGG CACGAGTTGGCCCCTCGGTGCCTCGTCAAGACAGACCGGTGCGAGAGGGCACAAGAGTCGCCTCCATTGAAactggactcgctgctgctgccgcAAAGTTGTCACAACAG GAGGAacaaaaaggcaagaagaaaaaaaataccaaaaagaaGCTGTCAACCAACAACGCGAACAAACCAGCTCAGGAAGGCAGCTCACCAGAGCCGAAGCTGGAGTCACATGCCAGCAGCCTCACAGATCACGAGTACACCGCAGGGGCCAGCACCTTTGGGGTCGCCCAGCCTAACAGGGGATCGCAGCCGATGGCACCCGGTGTTTTCCTCACACAGAGGAGACCCTCATCATCCTCGCAGAACAATGCCTCTGCCAAAG
- the PHF2 gene encoding lysine-specific demethylase PHF2 isoform X2 yields MATVPVYCICRLPYDVTRFMIECDACKDWFHGSCVGVEEEEAPDIDIYHCPNCEKTHGKSTLKKKRNWHKHDTGQTTEVKPVQNGSQVFIKELRSRTFPSAEDIVVKVPGSQLTTEYLEENGFVEPILVPKKDGLGLSVPAPTFYVSDVENYVGPERSVDVTDVTKQKDCKMKLKEFVDYYYSTNRKRVLNVTNLEFSDTRMSSFVEPPDIVKKLSWVENYWPDDALLAKPKVTKYCLICVKDSYTDFHIDSGGASAWYHVLKGEKIFYLIKPASANISLYERWQSAANHSEMFFADQVDKCYKCTIKQGQTLFIPSGWIYATLTPVDCLAFAGHFLHSLSVEMQMRAYEVERRLKIVSLTQFPNFETACWYMGKHLLETFKGLHKAGQQPPAHLLQGAKILNGAFRSWTKKQALAEHEDELPENFKPAQLIKDLAKEIRLSENASKASKADTSANTNAEEICPVEKEEAPSPVQVTPPPPPVEKLPKKKTPKTVKTPKQLKPSKPPKPPKPPKTPKPPKTPKVKGEGKKKGKKAKESPPPAIPNLDLLEAHTKEALTKIETPKKGKNSKPDSLLKMEEEHKSEKTPLSGNKDNKFTFSFSNKKLLGSKGVKTQLNTSVFGSLQNFKEDKAKPVRDEYEYVSDDGELKIDEFPIRRKKNTTKRELPFLSDKKDTLQHTPVKKPKVESVSYKSDDSSDEDLLHIDTEAKPGRNSKVKKESGSSAGILDLLQASKEVGGLEYNTNRVKGSSKTQKKEAMQNAGVEPTAEGTNCYRQPPASPSTQEAIQGMLSMANLQSSESCLQTSWGTNQAKNNSISTQNSKKAGGGSNKNAGKRLLKKSTKNSIDIEDYDEDQDHLDACFKDSDYVYPSLESDEDNPVFKSRSKKRKSSDDAPYSPTARVGPSVPRQDRPVREGTRVASIETGLAAAAAKLSQQEEQKGKKKKNTKKKLSTNNANKPAQEGSSPEPKLESHASSLTDHEYTAGASTFGVAQPNRGSQPMAPGVFLTQRRPSSSSQNNASAKGKRTKKGMATAKQRLGKILKIHRNGKLLL; encoded by the exons CTGTGTGGGTGTTGAAGAAGAAGAGGCACCAGATATCGACATCTATCATTGTCCAAACTGTGAGAAAACCCACGGAAAGTCTACTT tgaaaaagaaaagaaattggcaTAAACACGATACTGGACAGACGACAGAGGTCAAGCCTGTACAGAACGGGAGCCAAGTCTTTATAAAAGAACTTCGAAGTCGTACTTTTCCAAG TGCTGAAGATATAGTCGTGAAAGTGCCAGGCAGCCAGCTAACAACAGAGTATTTGGAAGAAAATGGCTTTGTGGAGCCCATCCTCGTCCCAAAGAAGGACGGCCTGGGTTTGTCCGTTCCTGCACCCACCTTCTACGTCAGCGATGTTGAAAACTACGTTG GACCAGAGAGGAGTGTTGATGTCACTGATGTCACCAAGCAGAAAGACTGCAAGATGAAGCTGAAGGAATTTGTGGATTACTACTACAGCACAAACAGGAAAAGGGTCCTCAATGTGACCAACCTGGAGTTCTCAGACACAAG GATGTCCAGTTTTGTAGAGCCTCCAGACATAGTTAAGAAGTTGTCCTGGGTGGAAAACTATTGGCCTGACGATGCTCTTTTGGCTAAACCAAAAGTTACGAAGTACTGCCTGATCTGTGTGAAGGACAGCTACACAGATTTCCACATAGATTCGGGAGGAGCTTCTGCGTGGTACCACGTGCTGAAG ggagaaaagatattttatcTCATCAAACCAGCCTCtgcaaatatttctctttatgaACGCTGGCAATCAGCAGCAAACCACAGTGAGATGTTTTTTGCAGACCAAGTAGATAAATGTTACAAATGCACCATTAAACAAGGACAGACACTCTTCATTCCATCAG gTTGGATTTATGCAACTCTAACACCTGTAGACTGCCTGGCCTTTGCAGGACATTTTCTACATAGTCTAAGTGTTGAAATGCAGATGAG GGCATATGAAGTAGAAAGACGATTGAAAATTGTCAGTCTGACCCAGTTTCCAAACTTTGAAACTGCATGTTGGTATATGGGAAAGCATCTACTAGAGACTTTCAAAG GTTTGCATAAAGCTGGGCAACAACCTCCTGCTCATTTACTCCAAGGAGCAAAAATTCTCAATGGTGCTTTCAGGTCATGGACTAAAAAACAG GCTTTAGCAGAGCATGAAGATGAACTACCAGAAAACTTCAAACCAGCACAGCTTATCAAGGACCTTGCCAAAGAAATAAGATTAAGTGAG AATGCTTCGAAAGCCAGCAAAGCAGACACGAGTGCCAACACCAATGCTGAGGAGATCTGTCCTGTCGAGAAGGAGGAGGCACCATCACCTGTCCAAGTGACACCTCCACCCCCACCTGTAGAAAAGCTCCCTAAAAAAAAGACTCCCAAAACTgtgaaaacccccaaacaactcAAGCCATCCAAACCTCCCAAACCTCCCAAGCCACCCAAAACCCCTAAGCCTCCCAAAACACCGAAAGttaagggagaaggaaaaaagaagggaaagaaggcaAAAGAGAGTCCACCACCAGCCATCCCGAATCTCGACTTGCTGGAGGCACACACAAAGGAGGCTTTGACAAAGATCGAGACGCCAAAGAAAGGGAAG AACAGTAAACCTGATTCACTTCTAAAAATGGAAGAGGAACACAAATCAGAAAAGACGCCTTTATCAGGAAATAAGGACAACAAATTTACATTCTCTTTCTCTAATAAGAAGTTGCTTGG ttcaaaGGGAGTGAAAACTCAGCTGAATACTAGTGTGTTTGGGTCACTGCAGAATTTTAAAGAAGACAAAGCAAAACCTGTACGAGATGAATATGAATATGTGTCAGATGATGGTGAACTAAAAATTGATGAGTTTCcaatcagaagaaagaaaaacactacAAAAAGAGAACTACCTT ttttatcaGATAAAAAAGACACTCTGCAGCACACTCCTGTTAAGAAGCCAAAGGTGGAGTCGGTATCATACAAG AGTGATGACTCGTCAGATGAAGATTTGCTTCACATTGACACAGAGGCAAAGCCAGGACGCAATTccaaagtaaagaaagaaagTGGAAGTTCAGCAGGAATTCTTGATCTTTTGCAGGCAAGCAAGGAAGTTGGGGGTTTAGAGTATAACACCAACAG AGTAAAAGGAAGCAGTAAAACCCAAAAAAAGGAGGCCATGCAAAATGCTGGAGTGGAGCCCACTGCAGAAGGCACAAACTGCTACCG TCAGCCACCTGCCTCACCCAGCACGCAAGAAGCAATCCAGGGCATGCTGTCGATGGCAAACCTCCAGTCATCAGAGTCCTGCCTCCAGACATCGTGGGGTACCAATCAGGCGAAGAATAACTCCATCTCCACACAAAACTCTAAAAAAGCAGGTGGTGGCAGCAACAAAAATGCTGGCAAGCGGTTactaaagaaaagcacaaagaaCAGTATTGACATCGAAGATTACGATGAAGATCAGGACCACTTAGATGCCTGTTTTAAAGATTCAGATTATG TTTACCCTTCTCTCGAATCAGATGAAGATAATCCTGTATTCAAATCCCgatcaaagaaaaggaaaagttcaGATGATGCCCCTTACAGTCCAACGG CACGAGTTGGCCCCTCGGTGCCTCGTCAAGACAGACCGGTGCGAGAGGGCACAAGAGTCGCCTCCATTGAAactggactcgctgctgctgccgcAAAGTTGTCACAACAG GAGGAacaaaaaggcaagaagaaaaaaaataccaaaaagaaGCTGTCAACCAACAACGCGAACAAACCAGCTCAGGAAGGCAGCTCACCAGAGCCGAAGCTGGAGTCACATGCCAGCAGCCTCACAGATCACGAGTACACCGCAGGGGCCAGCACCTTTGGGGTCGCCCAGCCTAACAGGGGATCGCAGCCGATGGCACCCGGTGTTTTCCTCACACAGAGGAGACCCTCATCATCCTCGCAGAACAATGCCTCTGCCAAAG
- the PHF2 gene encoding lysine-specific demethylase PHF2 isoform X3: MATVPVYCICRLPYDVTRFMIECDACKDWFHGSCVGVEEEEAPDIDIYHCPNCEKTHGKSTLKKKRNWHKHDTGQTTEVKPVQNGSQVFIKELRSRTFPSAEDIVVKVPGSQLTTEYLEENGFVEPILVPKKDGLGLSVPAPTFYVSDVENYVGPERSVDVTDVTKQKDCKMKLKEFVDYYYSTNRKRVLNVTNLEFSDTRMSSFVEPPDIVKKLSWVENYWPDDALLAKPKVTKYCLICVKDSYTDFHIDSGGASAWYHVLKGEKIFYLIKPASANISLYERWQSAANHSEMFFADQVDKCYKCTIKQGQTLFIPSGWIYATLTPVDCLAFAGHFLHSLSVEMQMRAYEVERRLKIVSLTQFPNFETACWYMGKHLLETFKGLHKAGQQPPAHLLQGAKILNGAFRSWTKKQALAEHEDELPENFKPAQLIKDLAKEIRLSENASKASKADTSANTNAEEICPVEKEEAPSPVQVTPPPPPVEKLPKKKTPKTVKTPKQLKPSKPPKPPKPPKTPKPPKTPKVKGEGKKKGKKAKESPPPAIPNLDLLEAHTKEALTKIETPKKGKAAKNVLSVPNKETASKQNEVEKFEVREQNKSKTEAKWKYKNSKPDSLLKMEEEHKSEKTPLSGNKDNKFTFSFSNKKLLGSKGVKTQLNTSVFGSLQNFKEDKAKPVRDEYEYVSDDGELKIDEFPIRRKKNTTKRELPFLSDKKDTLQHTPVKKPKVESVSYKSDDSSDEDLLHIDTEAKPGRNSKVKKESGSSAGILDLLQASKEVGGLEYNTNRVKGSSKTQKKEAMQNAGVEPTAEGTNCYRQPPASPSTQEAIQGMLSMANLQSSESCLQTSWGTNQAKNNSISTQNSKKAGGGSNKNAGKRLLKKSTKNSIDIEDYDEDQDHLDACFKDSDYVYPSLESDEDNPVFKSRSKKRKSSDDAPYSPTARVGPSVPRQDRPVREGTRVASIETGLAAAAAKLSQQEEQKGKKKKNTKKKLSTNNANKPAQEGSSPEPKLESHASSLTDHEYTAGASTFGVAQPNRGSQPMAPGVFLTQRRPSSSSQNNASAKGKRTKKGMATAKQRLGKILKIHRNGKLLL, encoded by the exons CTGTGTGGGTGTTGAAGAAGAAGAGGCACCAGATATCGACATCTATCATTGTCCAAACTGTGAGAAAACCCACGGAAAGTCTACTT tgaaaaagaaaagaaattggcaTAAACACGATACTGGACAGACGACAGAGGTCAAGCCTGTACAGAACGGGAGCCAAGTCTTTATAAAAGAACTTCGAAGTCGTACTTTTCCAAG TGCTGAAGATATAGTCGTGAAAGTGCCAGGCAGCCAGCTAACAACAGAGTATTTGGAAGAAAATGGCTTTGTGGAGCCCATCCTCGTCCCAAAGAAGGACGGCCTGGGTTTGTCCGTTCCTGCACCCACCTTCTACGTCAGCGATGTTGAAAACTACGTTG GACCAGAGAGGAGTGTTGATGTCACTGATGTCACCAAGCAGAAAGACTGCAAGATGAAGCTGAAGGAATTTGTGGATTACTACTACAGCACAAACAGGAAAAGGGTCCTCAATGTGACCAACCTGGAGTTCTCAGACACAAG GATGTCCAGTTTTGTAGAGCCTCCAGACATAGTTAAGAAGTTGTCCTGGGTGGAAAACTATTGGCCTGACGATGCTCTTTTGGCTAAACCAAAAGTTACGAAGTACTGCCTGATCTGTGTGAAGGACAGCTACACAGATTTCCACATAGATTCGGGAGGAGCTTCTGCGTGGTACCACGTGCTGAAG ggagaaaagatattttatcTCATCAAACCAGCCTCtgcaaatatttctctttatgaACGCTGGCAATCAGCAGCAAACCACAGTGAGATGTTTTTTGCAGACCAAGTAGATAAATGTTACAAATGCACCATTAAACAAGGACAGACACTCTTCATTCCATCAG gTTGGATTTATGCAACTCTAACACCTGTAGACTGCCTGGCCTTTGCAGGACATTTTCTACATAGTCTAAGTGTTGAAATGCAGATGAG GGCATATGAAGTAGAAAGACGATTGAAAATTGTCAGTCTGACCCAGTTTCCAAACTTTGAAACTGCATGTTGGTATATGGGAAAGCATCTACTAGAGACTTTCAAAG GTTTGCATAAAGCTGGGCAACAACCTCCTGCTCATTTACTCCAAGGAGCAAAAATTCTCAATGGTGCTTTCAGGTCATGGACTAAAAAACAG GCTTTAGCAGAGCATGAAGATGAACTACCAGAAAACTTCAAACCAGCACAGCTTATCAAGGACCTTGCCAAAGAAATAAGATTAAGTGAG AATGCTTCGAAAGCCAGCAAAGCAGACACGAGTGCCAACACCAATGCTGAGGAGATCTGTCCTGTCGAGAAGGAGGAGGCACCATCACCTGTCCAAGTGACACCTCCACCCCCACCTGTAGAAAAGCTCCCTAAAAAAAAGACTCCCAAAACTgtgaaaacccccaaacaactcAAGCCATCCAAACCTCCCAAACCTCCCAAGCCACCCAAAACCCCTAAGCCTCCCAAAACACCGAAAGttaagggagaaggaaaaaagaagggaaagaaggcaAAAGAGAGTCCACCACCAGCCATCCCGAATCTCGACTTGCTGGAGGCACACACAAAGGAGGCTTTGACAAAGATCGAGACGCCAAAGAAAGGGAAG GCTGCAAAGAATGTTTTAAGTGTTCCAAATAAGGAAACTGCTAGTAAGCAGAATGAGGTGGAGAAATTTGAAGTTCgagagcaaaataaaagcaaaacagaagccAAATGGAAATATAAG AACAGTAAACCTGATTCACTTCTAAAAATGGAAGAGGAACACAAATCAGAAAAGACGCCTTTATCAGGAAATAAGGACAACAAATTTACATTCTCTTTCTCTAATAAGAAGTTGCTTGG ttcaaaGGGAGTGAAAACTCAGCTGAATACTAGTGTGTTTGGGTCACTGCAGAATTTTAAAGAAGACAAAGCAAAACCTGTACGAGATGAATATGAATATGTGTCAGATGATGGTGAACTAAAAATTGATGAGTTTCcaatcagaagaaagaaaaacactacAAAAAGAGAACTACCTT ttttatcaGATAAAAAAGACACTCTGCAGCACACTCCTGTTAAGAAGCCAAAGGTGGAGTCGGTATCATACAAG AGTGATGACTCGTCAGATGAAGATTTGCTTCACATTGACACAGAGGCAAAGCCAGGACGCAATTccaaagtaaagaaagaaagTGGAAGTTCAGCAGGAATTCTTGATCTTTTGCAGGCAAGCAAGGAAGTTGGGGGTTTAGAGTATAACACCAACAG AGTAAAAGGAAGCAGTAAAACCCAAAAAAAGGAGGCCATGCAAAATGCTGGAGTGGAGCCCACTGCAGAAGGCACAAACTGCTACCG TCAGCCACCTGCCTCACCCAGCACGCAAGAAGCAATCCAGGGCATGCTGTCGATGGCAAACCTCCAGTCATCAGAGTCCTGCCTCCAGACATCGTGGGGTACCAATCAGGCGAAGAATAACTCCATCTCCACACAAAACTCTAAAAAAGCAGGTGGTGGCAGCAACAAAAATGCTGGCAAGCGGTTactaaagaaaagcacaaagaaCAGTATTGACATCGAAGATTACGATGAAGATCAGGACCACTTAGATGCCTGTTTTAAAGATTCAGATTATG TTTACCCTTCTCTCGAATCAGATGAAGATAATCCTGTATTCAAATCCCgatcaaagaaaaggaaaagttcaGATGATGCCCCTTACAGTCCAACGG CACGAGTTGGCCCCTCGGTGCCTCGTCAAGACAGACCGGTGCGAGAGGGCACAAGAGTCGCCTCCATTGAAactggactcgctgctgctgccgcAAAGTTGTCACAACAG GAGGAacaaaaaggcaagaagaaaaaaaataccaaaaagaaGCTGTCAACCAACAACGCGAACAAACCAGCTCAGGAAGGCAGCTCACCAGAGCCGAAGCTGGAGTCACATGCCAGCAGCCTCACAGATCACGAGTACACCGCAGGGGCCAGCACCTTTGGGGTCGCCCAGCCTAACAGGGGATCGCAGCCGATGGCACCCGGTGTTTTCCTCACACAGAGGAGACCCTCATCATCCTCGCAGAACAATGCCTCTGCCAAAG